From Sediminitomix flava, the proteins below share one genomic window:
- a CDS encoding aconitase X catalytic domain-containing protein, which yields MYVSNYKRSKIVLDEKQQAILDGSEGSIVAKAMKTMVDIGESLGAEKMVPISFSHITGSFAMSSFHGYYELLDQLVDAGAKVKVPTTCNPYPGREFSFINRKFYRPQIHHIECFKKLGIIQNWSCVAYYEDNVPKLGDIGGCGESSVVVYMNSMLGARTNIWGVLTDFYQAICGYTPYFGLLIDENRYGKIVFDISELENPDPDALGLFVGKTAVDKIPVITHYPFNKYQMKHLLSATNSSGACRMVHVEGVTPEAPDVKTALGGKEPEKVIKVTQADLDEMRATKEVQKDTDVIVFGCPQLTCKEVLDLAPQFTGKFVSKRVLMSISPLELERLKKFPEYTDLQLAGVEFVPACPLTYLTIREKGLKNVLTDSGKLHYYLKGAQFGSTHDLMKEAGVA from the coding sequence ATGTACGTTAGTAATTACAAAAGATCGAAAATCGTTTTAGATGAAAAACAACAGGCTATTCTAGATGGGAGTGAAGGATCAATAGTTGCAAAAGCAATGAAGACCATGGTTGATATTGGAGAATCTCTTGGTGCTGAGAAAATGGTACCAATTTCTTTCTCACACATTACAGGTTCTTTTGCCATGTCTTCTTTCCACGGTTATTATGAACTTCTTGATCAGTTAGTGGATGCTGGCGCTAAAGTGAAAGTACCAACCACTTGTAATCCTTACCCTGGTAGAGAGTTCTCGTTTATCAATAGAAAATTTTACAGACCTCAGATTCACCACATTGAATGTTTTAAGAAGCTAGGTATTATTCAGAACTGGTCTTGTGTTGCGTATTATGAAGATAACGTTCCGAAGCTAGGTGACATTGGAGGATGTGGAGAATCTTCGGTAGTAGTTTATATGAACTCAATGCTTGGTGCAAGAACAAATATTTGGGGAGTACTAACCGACTTTTATCAAGCGATTTGTGGATATACACCTTATTTTGGTTTGCTGATAGATGAAAATAGATATGGTAAAATTGTATTTGATATAAGTGAATTAGAAAATCCTGACCCAGATGCTTTAGGTTTGTTTGTTGGTAAGACTGCCGTAGATAAAATACCTGTTATTACGCATTATCCTTTCAATAAGTATCAAATGAAGCATTTGCTTTCAGCAACAAACTCTTCAGGAGCTTGTCGAATGGTACACGTAGAAGGAGTTACTCCAGAAGCGCCAGACGTAAAAACAGCATTAGGCGGTAAAGAACCTGAAAAAGTAATTAAAGTAACCCAAGCCGACTTAGATGAAATGAGAGCAACTAAGGAGGTACAAAAAGATACTGATGTTATTGTATTTGGTTGTCCTCAGCTGACTTGTAAAGAAGTTTTGGATTTAGCTCCTCAGTTTACGGGTAAATTTGTAAGCAAAAGAGTGTTGATGAGTATTTCTCCATTGGAGCTAGAACGTTTGAAAAAATTCCCAGAATATACAGACTTACAATTGGCAGGAGTGGAGTTTGTACCAGCATGCCCATTAACCTATTTGACGATTAGAGAAAAAGGATTGAAGAATGTCTTGACGGATAGTGGTAAACTTCATTACTATTTGAAAGGTGCACAATTTGGTTCTACACATGACCTAATGAAAGAGGCAGGTGTCGCATAA
- a CDS encoding aconitase X swivel domain-containing protein, with amino-acid sequence MSNNTEVIGKGGVLIEGAIEAPILISKQGFNGVAAWTKEENFKDGHEAVCYDWQHEWNGVDLKGKIIAFPTEVGSTHAPLPYIDLVKDKNGPAGIIVTVPDPLVAIGVIISKEWYGPSIPLIEFPIDELEKHVKNGDIVQIQEDGTISIKKS; translated from the coding sequence ATGTCAAACAATACAGAAGTAATCGGAAAAGGTGGAGTATTAATAGAAGGTGCAATAGAGGCTCCAATCCTAATTTCAAAACAAGGTTTTAATGGTGTTGCTGCTTGGACAAAAGAAGAAAATTTTAAAGATGGACATGAAGCGGTTTGCTATGATTGGCAACATGAGTGGAATGGTGTTGATCTGAAAGGTAAAATCATCGCTTTCCCTACAGAGGTTGGTTCTACCCATGCGCCGCTTCCTTACATTGATCTTGTAAAAGATAAAAATGGACCTGCAGGAATAATTGTGACAGTACCAGATCCGTTAGTAGCTATTGGTGTAATCATATCAAAAGAGTGGTACGGTCCGTCTATTCCTCTAATTGAGTTCCCTATCGATGAGTTGGAAAAACATGTGAAAAATGGAGATATCGTTCAGATTCAAGAAGACGGTACTATTTCCATTAAAAAGTCATAA
- a CDS encoding helix-turn-helix domain-containing protein has translation MENTEPYKLYANVEEPHKAFKKLAEEQNGSWNGEELQVHNDLFDLNLISYHYMDGLYVEFSNMATREPTYLIHEPHGDKHFIIIRIGFTGSYGKNQNTRKFNHDGIFIYNSNQQLDIEYPVQSNNHWMIIRFPITDYQKIDRDPSFKLKKLFEDKSPWFQYYSLDPEIESYVKEVHTISENISRRRMVFFSRAIDILAALKDKMETDEIHVPKANIHPEDLKSMLLIKDQMLFDFTVLPNLDDISKEHGMSISKLNRLFKSVYKLPVLQFFNQHKLEEAHRHIKYSDKSLTEIAFDLGFSNLGHMSRSFKSYFGYSPSYLRSSLQQQSA, from the coding sequence ATGGAAAATACAGAGCCTTATAAGCTTTATGCAAATGTAGAAGAACCTCACAAAGCTTTTAAAAAACTAGCCGAAGAACAAAACGGGAGTTGGAATGGTGAAGAGTTACAGGTTCATAATGATCTATTTGATCTGAATCTTATTTCCTACCATTATATGGATGGTTTATATGTTGAGTTTAGTAACATGGCTACAAGAGAACCTACATATCTAATACATGAGCCTCATGGAGATAAACACTTTATTATAATTCGTATTGGTTTTACAGGATCTTACGGTAAAAATCAGAATACTAGAAAGTTTAACCATGACGGTATCTTTATATATAATTCAAATCAGCAATTAGATATTGAGTATCCTGTTCAGTCGAATAATCATTGGATGATTATACGTTTTCCAATTACTGATTATCAAAAAATTGATAGAGACCCCTCTTTTAAACTGAAAAAGTTATTTGAAGATAAAAGTCCATGGTTCCAATATTATTCTTTAGACCCAGAGATCGAAAGCTATGTTAAAGAGGTGCACACTATTTCGGAAAATATAAGCCGAAGAAGGATGGTCTTTTTTTCAAGGGCTATTGATATATTGGCAGCTTTAAAGGATAAGATGGAAACGGATGAAATTCATGTTCCTAAAGCCAATATTCATCCAGAAGACTTAAAATCAATGCTATTGATTAAAGATCAAATGCTTTTTGATTTTACTGTATTACCTAACCTAGATGATATTAGTAAAGAACACGGAATGAGTATTTCCAAATTGAATCGTCTATTTAAATCTGTCTATAAATTACCTGTATTACAATTTTTCAATCAGCATAAATTGGAAGAGGCGCACAGACATATAAAATACTCCGATAAGAGTTTAACTGAAATTGCTTTTGATCTGGGATTTAGTAATCTAGGGCATATGAGTCGCTCTTTTAAGAGTTATTTTGGTTATAGTCCTTCTTATCTGAGAAGTTCTTTACAGCAGCAGAGTGCATAA
- a CDS encoding trimeric intracellular cation channel family protein, translating into MNSTEFYYLLGMIGIVAFAVTAVLAVIPKGIDLFGACVMGIITAVGGGTIRDMILDVPVFWSQDLNYIWVSLFASIIAFYGYRLMNKRHIYQLMLYLDGLGVAMFIVQGADKAIALDFGMPVGPVILGLTTAIGGGLIRDVLAGTSTLLMKKDLYAVPLTIGAVLYMILLNEYPDYSNIIGVGCATFTFILRAIAIYREMKVPNWMMLKAYANDQMK; encoded by the coding sequence ATGAATTCTACAGAGTTTTACTATCTATTAGGTATGATTGGTATTGTAGCCTTTGCGGTTACTGCAGTTTTAGCTGTCATCCCAAAAGGAATAGATCTCTTTGGCGCTTGTGTAATGGGCATTATTACGGCAGTAGGAGGAGGAACGATTAGAGATATGATATTGGATGTTCCTGTTTTTTGGTCTCAAGATCTCAATTACATTTGGGTATCACTCTTTGCAAGTATCATCGCTTTTTATGGATATCGATTAATGAACAAGAGGCATATCTATCAGTTGATGCTTTACCTTGATGGCTTAGGAGTTGCCATGTTTATTGTTCAAGGAGCTGATAAAGCAATCGCTTTAGATTTTGGGATGCCAGTAGGGCCCGTAATCTTAGGTTTAACTACAGCAATTGGTGGTGGCTTAATTAGAGATGTTTTAGCAGGTACCTCTACTTTACTTATGAAAAAAGATTTATATGCAGTACCACTCACGATAGGAGCAGTTTTATATATGATTTTGCTAAACGAATATCCTGATTATTCAAATATTATTGGGGTTGGATGCGCCACTTTTACCTTCATTTTAAGAGCAATTGCAATATATAGGGAGATGAAGGTTCCTAATTGGATGATGTTAAAAGCATATGCAAATGATCAAATGAAATAA
- a CDS encoding carbohydrate porin, translated as MKFAISLLIALLLFVTFQGVAQNDADTLKDFTGPAAVGNQLINDSRPNRATRFWYALDSLDKKKERFYERTGFIAGVDYNSQIMAATNVIGNTVGASGVFRIYGKWNMVKPGTNHEGGLIFKVENRHRYSDNALREYGPLDVGYAGFMQSVYNNQSWRVTNLYWRQVLGGQDKVVIYAGFVDITDWTDVYVVASPWQSFNNLVFATGSGALGGGYPDGSFGVMVNAWLTEQFYATASIVDTNGDPTEFWKGFESFFGDFETVKTLEVGYTPNGLSSAFFKNAHITFWQVDKRAEGGTPNGWGIIGSWSWLYGKYLPFVRFGWADDGLSFYDYSISAGFAYNIIGASNLGVGINLNKPNSSTFGLDLDTQYSGEFFYKWQATHHSELTPNLQLIGNPAFNTNDNFSVVFGLRARVFL; from the coding sequence ATGAAATTCGCGATTTCACTACTTATCGCATTACTACTTTTTGTGACATTTCAAGGAGTAGCTCAAAATGACGCTGATACACTAAAAGATTTTACCGGACCTGCAGCCGTAGGTAATCAGTTAATAAATGATTCAAGACCAAATAGAGCTACTCGATTTTGGTACGCTTTGGATAGTTTGGATAAAAAGAAAGAGCGATTTTATGAAAGAACGGGCTTTATTGCAGGAGTTGATTACAATTCTCAAATTATGGCTGCGACCAATGTGATTGGGAATACGGTAGGAGCCAGTGGTGTTTTTCGTATTTACGGAAAATGGAATATGGTCAAACCTGGGACTAATCATGAAGGTGGTTTAATTTTTAAGGTGGAAAACAGACATCGCTATTCTGATAATGCCCTGCGAGAATATGGACCTTTAGATGTGGGCTATGCAGGTTTTATGCAATCAGTCTACAATAACCAAAGTTGGCGGGTTACGAACTTATATTGGAGACAAGTTTTAGGTGGTCAAGATAAAGTCGTCATCTATGCTGGTTTTGTAGATATTACTGACTGGACAGATGTATATGTTGTAGCAAGTCCGTGGCAAAGTTTTAATAATTTGGTTTTTGCGACGGGTTCGGGAGCTTTAGGTGGAGGTTATCCCGATGGTTCTTTTGGGGTGATGGTTAATGCTTGGCTTACAGAACAATTCTATGCAACAGCAAGTATAGTTGATACCAATGGTGATCCGACTGAATTTTGGAAAGGATTTGAAAGTTTTTTTGGTGATTTTGAAACGGTAAAAACACTTGAAGTGGGTTATACACCTAATGGACTCAGTTCTGCTTTTTTCAAAAATGCACACATTACATTTTGGCAAGTGGATAAACGAGCTGAGGGAGGAACACCCAATGGATGGGGAATTATTGGCTCATGGAGTTGGCTATACGGAAAATATCTTCCATTTGTACGCTTCGGTTGGGCAGATGATGGGCTGTCTTTTTATGATTATTCAATTAGTGCTGGTTTTGCTTACAATATCATTGGGGCGAGTAATCTTGGTGTTGGTATAAACTTGAATAAACCAAACTCATCAACATTTGGTCTTGACTTAGATACTCAATATTCGGGCGAGTTTTTCTACAAATGGCAAGCAACGCATCATTCCGAGCTTACTCCAAATCTACAGCTTATTGGAAACCCTGCCTTTAATACCAATGATAATTTTTCAGTTGTTTTTGGCCTAAGAGCTAGGGTATTCCTGTAG
- a CDS encoding amidohydrolase family protein, with the protein MKLTRYTLMAFQKKVIQLAFSLLVVIIVSSTTLVKAQEYDLVILNGRVIDPETMLDEILNVGIKNGNIAIITPKEIKGKETIDAKDHVVAPGFIDTHFHALDGLSLKMAARDGVTTGMDLEIGAIFVDEWYKAKENAWPLNYGTGISHEGIRIQVHDPETNLPKWADAPVLLGKLRADACADGTCGWQDTQSDVEHLNQLLQLVDEAMMQGALSFSSTVGYMVKGVSTLEMFKMQELAGAYGRVSTAHVRFHGNPVNPQAPLGTSEILANALALDAPLLLLHNNDFGWMENEEKLQRAREQGFNVWSEYYPYDAASTSISSSFFKPEMYKGVFNAVYEETMYDPIADKFLTEEEYIKTAKADPSRLVVVFSPSRKEWLPNWLRMPHMTVASDAIYSGKGVDSWDLPYEMYQGHPRTAGTRAKVLRLGREQGVPLMFSIAQMSYWPAKHLGDAGLEAMQKRGRIQEGMVADITIFNPKTVTDNATYKSGEQGLPSTGIPYVIVNGQLVVKDSKFEKVWAGQAIRYPISNESKYEAISKEEWLRHHAISTFSVHELEHEDEDHKH; encoded by the coding sequence ATGAAATTAACAAGATATACACTTATGGCTTTTCAAAAGAAAGTAATTCAACTTGCCTTTAGTTTACTTGTTGTCATTATTGTGTCTTCAACTACCTTGGTAAAAGCACAAGAATACGATTTAGTAATTTTGAATGGGCGAGTAATAGACCCTGAAACCATGTTGGATGAAATTCTCAACGTGGGTATAAAAAATGGCAATATTGCTATAATTACTCCAAAAGAAATAAAAGGAAAAGAAACAATAGATGCTAAAGATCATGTTGTTGCTCCTGGGTTTATTGACACCCATTTTCATGCCTTAGATGGATTATCTTTGAAAATGGCAGCAAGAGATGGAGTTACTACAGGAATGGATTTAGAGATAGGGGCTATTTTTGTTGATGAATGGTATAAAGCAAAAGAAAATGCTTGGCCGCTTAATTATGGAACTGGCATAAGCCATGAAGGAATTCGTATACAAGTACATGACCCAGAAACCAATTTGCCTAAATGGGCTGATGCGCCTGTACTTTTAGGGAAATTAAGAGCAGATGCATGTGCCGACGGAACTTGTGGTTGGCAAGATACACAAAGTGATGTTGAACATTTGAACCAACTACTCCAACTTGTAGATGAAGCGATGATGCAAGGAGCACTTAGTTTCAGCTCAACAGTAGGATATATGGTTAAGGGGGTTAGTACCTTAGAAATGTTTAAGATGCAAGAATTAGCAGGAGCATACGGAAGAGTTTCTACAGCTCATGTGCGTTTTCATGGTAATCCTGTAAATCCTCAAGCTCCATTGGGTACATCAGAAATTTTAGCGAATGCCTTAGCTCTTGATGCACCTTTATTATTACTACACAATAATGATTTTGGGTGGATGGAAAATGAAGAGAAGTTACAAAGAGCTAGAGAACAGGGGTTCAATGTATGGTCTGAATACTACCCTTACGATGCTGCTTCAACTTCTATTTCATCAAGTTTCTTTAAGCCAGAAATGTATAAAGGCGTATTCAATGCCGTTTATGAGGAAACAATGTATGACCCAATAGCTGATAAGTTTCTTACTGAAGAAGAATATATTAAGACCGCAAAAGCTGACCCTAGTAGATTAGTTGTTGTATTCAGTCCGAGCCGTAAAGAATGGTTGCCTAATTGGTTACGAATGCCACATATGACTGTCGCTTCTGACGCTATTTATTCGGGAAAAGGTGTAGACTCATGGGATCTACCTTATGAAATGTATCAAGGTCACCCTCGTACAGCAGGTACTCGAGCTAAAGTATTACGTTTAGGGCGAGAACAAGGCGTTCCTCTAATGTTTAGTATAGCTCAAATGTCGTATTGGCCTGCAAAACATTTAGGTGATGCGGGTTTGGAAGCCATGCAAAAGCGTGGTAGAATACAAGAAGGAATGGTCGCTGACATTACAATTTTTAACCCAAAAACGGTGACAGATAATGCTACTTATAAATCAGGAGAACAAGGGCTTCCTTCAACAGGTATACCTTATGTGATTGTGAATGGACAATTGGTAGTTAAAGATTCAAAATTTGAAAAGGTTTGGGCAGGACAAGCAATTCGATATCCAATATCTAATGAATCGAAATACGAAGCGATAAGCAAAGAGGAATGGTTAAGACATCATGCTATATCAACTTTTTCAGTACATGAGTTAGAACATGAGGATGAGGATCATAAGCATTAA